The proteins below are encoded in one region of Leishmania mexicana MHOM/GT/2001/U1103 complete genome, chromosome 5:
- a CDS encoding phosphatase-like protein, whose amino-acid sequence MPTRPQQQRQRRQRQRQRQPHRPPSKQLLQIREEGGGSYVDSKTPFLRGAPSWSPKTSPSATAAIDGCAGGPGVTASFHRGSGAEMTSADDGDGGDSDEGKRIAAKLSRARHSPQHPRQSRRHLRMSPRVTSACKAKSGDQRRASSSGSGLDRAAAAAVLFSTASLARSPQARVTSSPAVLGGHVTYYGPPSSRSLSDTDGNEADTQKNQSSCSSSSCLAAAHTAPGSEPSSPAARVSDCGGSGGRTAFSIPGSANDDARWTTAGCKPEAAISRDGESGSRAHASPLAPGTTTTTPLTYAAVASSSLHGKRLPKSRVSFSQWRKRVCCSSSASIPNTIDSANTSPGASSTTAVVFLNTFPSTRLTLTTPLAAATASTPRATGKSTPISTPSVDSNTADGDDGKASAPSGDEHDCASGGPQHFSASAAMPPLPPSVHRHQPTHLILQLPHAPLLPQARNTPDSDDDMVCDCSPRTAGTSSIAAAANDPSSPVVLPPKSSGTATAAAAPTLPFSAAEVTSAMGVRMPGVQTGEQQRRQQLNALKPVMSPPYMAFSPTTPPHGGAKSGPLLKVSATAAATAGKGVHRVPSAASLFNAAEILPGLFLGAYADATNTEALAAHGISLVINCAYECPVTPAMVNNNHHVRYAQCPLRDHSDEVIAPFFTPVTRIIHEQLHRREINHQRMARRAATSAPGVHVNDSEDHEVQERMLWAWTDEAENVWVAQPSFASPSLPVGGQPSFKESKRETPRTPSSTRGLGARFGDGAVCSSTITSCSPSPIPGGNATFPPLAVTPITADPVGATVAETSGATTAAAAAVPGSADVSSAAQNGNNVCTNTLFNTVPAPTFSTTFTEATSFTATTAPPPEASAITALPASASPPSPLTVVDPRDCGGVLVCCRMGVSRSATFIIAYLILYGCTLAPLDDTASLFAHFLERERRIIEEAGGLTFFTDSNGGVSNTSSQALATAPACPGRGSRCANGALTPHGSAGVNGVQPFVQNLLASSSPRTLRRSAMIPVSPLLSAGGGGCVAGSLTTPLSENPSTISQQRLRTGLPATQIELASRACQACYLLHLRERRVQQKTWRRLLISEQQQQQQQQQLSDQQDEEPQMMTLSASRMAAREEGQGCSLMGSVEDNSNFEGDSSAMASVRSDGEHQEEQQHHYHRHVFCALPSSAPVPSYRSARGSRTMTLLEAAYSDERVDADDGVDEEEDRQEEDAARTAVGQRSENLAAVSAATTPTQMVRDKLPTHKVCVAAAEAAPTTPNHSTVASALIGDGGGVYETPLALREQQQQQQAPLRSSCRILSPQPHMKGLPHSDLSASASTFLPVSFTSSGGGEGGSAFGGTAPAMTYREAFDAVKRQKADVNPNIGFILALRELAGGGDFSFSTSF is encoded by the coding sequence ATGCCGACacgaccgcagcagcagcggcagcggcggcagcggcagcggcagcggcagccacacCGGCCACCGTCGAAACAACTTCTGCAGATacgcgaggagggaggcggcagctACGTAGACTCGAAAACGCCGTTTCTACGCGGCGCCCCGTCCTGGTCGCCGAAGACCTCGCCGTCCGCCACGGCTGCAATCGATGGATGCGCCGGCGGTCCCGGTGTCACAGCCAGCTTCCATCGTGGCAGTGGTGCGGAGATGACTagcgccgacgacggcgacggcggggaCAGCGATGAAGGTAAAAGGATAGCGGCCAAGCTGTCAAGAGCACGGCACTCGCCGCAACACCCGCGACAGTCCCGTCGTCACTTGCGCATGAGCCCACGCGTCACGTCAGCGTGCAAGGCGAAGAGTGGCGACCAGAGGCGTGCCTCAAGTTCCGGCAGCGGCCTTGaccgcgcggcagcggcggctgtgtTGTTTTCGACCGCCTCTCTTGCCAGGTCTCCGCAGGCACGAGTGACGTCGTCACCTGCAGTGCTGGGTGGCCATGTCACCTACTACGGCCCCCCGTCCTCGCGCAGCCTCTCCGACACGGACGGCAACGAGGCCGACACGCAGAAGAAccagagcagctgcagtaGCAGCTCCTGCCTGGCCGCGGCGCATACGGCGCCAGGGAGTGAGCCctcgtcgccggcggcgcgggTTAGTGactgcggtggcagcggtggcaggaCCGCGTTTTCGATTCCCGGTAGCGCCAATGACGATGCACGGTGGACGACGGCCGGCTGCAAGCCGGAGGCGGCGATAAGCCGTGACGGCGAAAGTGGCTCTAGGGCGCACGCATCCCCATTGGCTCcgggcaccaccaccacgaccccACTAACATACGCCGCAGTGGCCTCGTCGTCACTGCACGGCAAGCGACTGCCGAAGTCCCGCGTCAGCTTTAGCCAGTGGCGCAAGCGTGtatgctgcagcagcagcgcctccatccCAAACACCATCGATAGCGCCAACACCTCGCCTGGCGCGTCCTCCACAACAGCGGTGGTCTTCCTGAACACCTTCCCCAGCACTCGACTGACGCTGACGACTCCCTTggcagccgcgacggcgagcacGCCGCGTGCGACAGGCAAGAGCACACCGATAAGCACGCCTTCCGTGGATAGCAACACAGCTGATGGTGACGACGGCAAAGCGAGCGCCCCAAGCGGCGACGAGCACGACTGCGCGAGCGGTGGGCCACAACATTTCTCAGCGAGCGCGGCCATGCCGCCCTTGCCTCCATCTGTGCACCGTCACCAGCCGACGCACCTGATTCTGCAGCTGCCCCACGCTCCACTACTGCCGCAGGCGCGCAACACTCCGGACTCGGACGACGATATGGTGTGCGACTGCTCTCCACGCACTGCCGGCACTTCTAGTATAGCCGCAGCTGCCAATGACCCGTCATCGCCCGTGGTACTTCCGCCGAAGAGTAGCGGCACCGctaccgcagccgcagcgccaacCCTGCCCTTCTCTGCAGCAGAGGTGACGTCCGCGAtgggtgtgcgcatgcctgGCGTACAGAcaggcgagcagcagcggcggcagcagttgAACGCCCTGAAGCCTGTCATGTCACCGCCCTATATGGCCTTCAGCCCCACGACCCCGCCGCACGGAGGCGCCAAAAGTGGCCCGCTCCTCAAGgtctccgccaccgccgcggcgacagcCGGTAAGGGCGTACACCGTGTCCCGTCTGCTGCCTCACTCTTCAACGCGGCGGAGATACTGCCCGGGCTGTTCCTCGGCGCCTACGCTGACGCCACTAAcacggaggcgctggcggcgcacgGTATTTCGCTTGTCATCAACTGCGCGTACGAGTGCCCGGTGACGCCAGCGATGGTGAACAACAACCATCACGTCCGCTACGCTCAGTGTCCGCTGCGCGACCACTCGGACGAGGTCATCGCACCCTTCTTCACACCTGTCACCCGCATCAtccacgagcagctgcaccgccgggAAATCAATCATCAGCGCATGGCCCGCCGTGCCGCGACGAGCGCGCCGGGTGTCCATGTGAACGACTCCGAGGATCACGAAGTGCAGGAGCGCATGCTGTGGGCCTGGACGGACGAGGCTGAGAACGTGTGGGTGGCTCAACCGTCGTTtgcgtcgccgtcactgccGGTGGGTGGGCAGCCATCGTTCAAGGAGAGCAAGCGAGAGACTCCCCGCACACCGTCCTCGACGCGGGGGCTCGGTGCGCGCTtcggtgacggcgccgtgtgcagcagcaccatcacCTCATGCTCTCCGTCGCCGATTCCGGGCGGCAACGCCACCTTCCCGCCCCTTGCCGTCACGCCCATCACGGCTGATCCGGTTGGCGCGACGGTCGCTGAAACTTCTGGTGccaccacggctgctgccgctgctgttccaGGATCGGCGGACGTGTCTTCGGCTGCGCAGAACGGCAACAATGTCTGCACGAATACGTTGTTCAACACGGTACCTGCGCCAACGTTCTCCACGACCTTCACCGAGGCGACGAGCTTCACGGCAACCACCGCACCCCCACCAGAAGCGTCTGCCATCACCGCACTCCCcgcatcggcgtcgccgccgtcgccgctcaCCGTCGTTGACCCACGCGACTGCGGTGGCGTGCTCGTGTGCTGCCGCATGGGTgtgagccgcagcgccaccttcATCATTGCCTACCTCATCCTCTACGGCTGCACACTAGCACCACTAGATGACACCGCCTCGCTCTTCGCGCACTTCCTCGAGCGAGAGCGCCGCATCATCGAAGAGGCAGGCGGGCTGACGTTCTTCACGGACAGCAACGGAGGCGTGTCCAACACATCGTCCCAGGCcctggcgacggcgccggcgtgcccggggcgcggcagcaggtgTGCGAACGGGGCCCTCACCCCGCACGGAAGTGCAGGCGTGAACGGTGTCCAGCCATTCGTACAGAACCTCCTGGCATCAAGCTCACCGCGGACACTCAGGCGCTCTGCCATGATACCCGTGTCGCCGCTACTttccgccggcggcggcgggtgcgTTGCCGGCTCCCTCACAACCCCTCTGAGCGAGAATCCCTCAACAatctcgcagcagcggcttcgCACGGGGTTGCCCGCCACCCAGATCGAGCTCGCCTCGCGCGCGTGCCAAGCGTGCTACTTGTTGCAcctgcgagagcggcgggTGCAGCAGAAGACCTGGCGGCGACTCCTCAtcagcgagcagcagcagcagcagcagcagcagcagctgagcgaTCAACAGGATGAGGAACCGCAGATGATGACGCTGTCGGCGTCGCGCAtggcggcgagagaggaagggcaAGGGTGCAGTCTGATGGGCAGTGTCGAAGATAATTCAAACTTTGAAGGCGATAGCAGCGCGATGGCAAGCGTCCGCAGCGATGGCGAGCACcaagaggagcagcagcatcactaTCATCGCCATGTCTTCTGTGCGTTGccgtcgtcagcgccggTGCCCTCGTACCGCAGCGCGCGTGGAAGTCGCACGATGACGCTGCTAGAGGCGGCCTACTCCGACGAACGCGTTGATGCGGATGACGgggtggacgaggaggaggataggcaggaggaggatgctGCGCGGACGGCTGTTGGGCAGAGATCGGAAAACCTTGCTGCGGTCAGTGCAGCCACCACGCCAACCCAGATGGTGCGAGACAAGCTCCCAACGCACAAGGTGTGCGTCGCGGCCGCAGAGGCGGCCCCCACCACACCTAATCACAGCACTGTTGCCTCGGCGCtcatcggcgacggcgggggCGTGTACGAAACGCCTCTGGCGCtccgtgagcagcagcagcagcagcaggcgccgTTGCGCTCGTCCTGCAGGATTCTCTCCCCACAGCCACACATGAAGGGCCTCCCCCACAGCGACCTGAGCGCCAGCGCGAGCACGTTTCTACCCGTCAGTTTTACCagcagcgggggcggcgaAGGCGGGAGCGCCTTCGGAGGCACAGCGCCGGCGATGACGTACCGCGAGGCTTTTGATGCGGTGAAGCGGCAGAAGGCCGACGTCAACCCAAACATCGGCTTCAtcctggcgctgcgcgagctcgCCGGGGGCGGCGACTTCAGCTTCAGCACGTCCTTCTGA
- a CDS encoding putative CYC2-like cyclin has translation MDCVEACPPHHRRPSQLAHRPPTSVVGDSNGISGGVGSSGSSNVRRACAAVSAARSTERIHSAFPTYAESPQQHQPSTTTATSTPATTAARASPFAVEKHYQGCPDAGAAITVPPEQQQSQYLKRLSPSTCSGSASNLTLLIHSNTNTSVTSAATDSSGQSTPLSGVSSHQQQAQRARAQRVVDEANHLYSNPCSSLRPSLDSRSSSRARDKEDDEVATDDDQPPLQQQQQHRRHSDDLLQRHRVRCSVPSSKRPRQPLRDPSSPPLPPQQQQQQQQQQEDVEDEEERTHPHRRCGATMHIPDPSTFVDPSSSSRHRPTTTTATASTHKDVTDPRGHSNGRNSHPMNQPHQCRGGSSSTNGDGNRARKLDDVEYEDQEVWRAVHPPLHLRRHGGERDGDNDDPQAVTAAMIIAPGGGAAVTSMCSACLSAPDATPVVPPPKRFATGEGEAVALDELRYASSSTTAAAASAILEDDEDDEGERASPSRNVTTDESHETEAPSVARRATQQQQQQQQQQRDGRTRKARVAGTTRGNCVNSSSSSSSSGGVLASRRHANDSITASIPYDPSRFPLPSQPPNLAAPATAAVAAAAPRTASEHASDGPRISTSQPSCATPPDAQQQQGPQAAGAMGSAALAPARPPIKLIDTRYAFLALSFMMRMLCKLHKGEPIPSSDFHSHCIPPMTVIMYVQRLVRYCACSGEALLCSFLLLLKYVFHSGHPVTIYNAHRLLITSIVLGIKLRDDVYYSNVYYGRIGGISGREMNKLELLFLEKLEWETQVHVDEYVALLDLLAELGIDAEPTNAQLEAFAAAHPDEAAAYVSDEEDSEIAEASAKLQQQGADSAAGSSMKDAAASPTPLPAAEQQRLKGLRGAYRLHQWHTLVVPWLARLERCVFAKAEANAAAAAAARKEEGLRWQQYHREDEKAAALRHQRQSSASTWLSPLSVQKRATSSATTAAAAAATAGAAWASEPPYQASWPHRDSSNVPHRSSSGAMVMGGGGTHATATSSSGGNSGFDNVRCNNFVNFASNVNGGYFGTLSASASASAAAAAAPTAVNQGNRPASSGQSKSHSGSATFDRSASPSSSGQCLSQQKPLVSILVPSAYYHQGTDVARTSIQVRHHTAASASDHFDITNRVAAPVAAVSTLADAGAELHQHTASTQQQQLPSVAGTTAQLTSPSSSTTTHGSGINVNAQPYYYVSSRMRKQQQQAAAVSPASVDPSATRPGSDLSVAGTTSTMTQATAVGTDDAVAAAQRAPLSTLEGDSGARSPGSSFTSPACVNSLARFSTCAKTSTDNVAGHPFQPSGCRSGIETVVSAMKMSGIYGGSGGGISTNSASGSSAYPHTFPTRPIARSGADGGSGGEQATSAHVPRRSPHADHQAPVHRRSTFASQHSLGKKRSKPDSYKDY, from the coding sequence ATGGACTGCGTAGAAGCCTGCCCGCCGCATCATCGACGCCCGTCCCAACTCGCGCATCGTCCGCCAACGTCTGTCGTCGGAGACAGCAACGGCATCAGCGGTGGTGTTGGCTCCAGCGGCTCCAGCAACGTTcgtcgcgcgtgcgccgccgtgTCTGCCGCGCGCTCGACGGAGCGCATCCATTCAGCTTTTCCTACGTACGCGGAGTCGCCGCAGCAACATCAGCCATCGACAACAACGGCGACATCTACCCCTGCAACCActgcggcgcgcgcgtcgccgtTTGCGGTAGAGAAGCACTACCAGGGCTGTCCAgacgccggcgcggcgaTCACCGTGCCcccagagcagcagcagagccagTACCTGAAGCGCCTCTCCcccagcacctgcagcggtaGCGCGTCGAACCTGACCCTTTTGATTCACTCCAACACCAACACCAGCGTcacgtcagcggcgacggacAGCTCGGGGCAGTCTACCCCCCTCTCCGGGGTCTCCTCCCATCAGCAACAGGCGCAGCGAGCCCGCGCGCAacgcgtcgtcgacgaggcAAACCACCTTTACTCGAATCCCTGCTCTTCCCTGCGACCGTCGCTGGACTCTCGCTCGAGCAGCCGCGCCCGCGACAAAGAGGACGACGAAGTCGCTACCGACGACGaccagccgccgctgcagcagcagcagcagcaccgtcgccacagCGACGATCTcttgcagcggcaccgcgtcAGATGTAGCGTGCCATCCAGCAAGCGTCCAAGACAGCCTCTGCGGGATCCGTCGTCACCACCGCTCccacctcagcagcagcagcagcagcagcagcagcaagaagacgtggaggacgaggaggagcgaacACATCCGCatcgtcgctgcggcgccaccaTGCATATCCCCGACCCCTCCACGTTTGTAGacccctcctcttcctcgcggCACaggccgacgacgacgacggcaacggcgagcACGCACAAGGATGTCACCGACCCGAGAGGCCATAGCAATGGCCGCAACAGCCACCCCATGAACCAGCCTCACCagtgccgtggcggcagcagtagcaCGAACGGCGACGGCAATCGCGCGCGCAAGCTCGACGATGTCGAGTACGAAGATCAAGAGGTGTGGCGCGCCGTACACCCGCCGCTGCATCTTCGGCGGCATGGAGGGGAACGGGACGGGGACAACGACGACCCCCAAGCCGTCACTGCTGCCATGATAATCGCccccggcggtggcgccgccgtcacaTCCATGTGCTCTGCCTGCCTCTCCGCGCCAGACGCCacgccggtggtgccgccgccgaagcggTTTGCCACCGGAGAGGGTGAGGCAGTGGCGCTCGACGAGCTTCGCTacgcctccagctccaccaccgcggccgccgcctccgcgatCCTCGAGGATgatgaggacgacgagggcgagcgcgcgtcgccgtcgcgtaACGTCACCACTGACGAGAGCCACGAAACTGAAGCACCGTCCGTTGCGCGACgcgcaacgcagcagcagcagcagcagcagcagcagcagcgcgacggtCGCACTCGAAAGGCGCGTGTCGCGGGTACGACCAGAGGCAATTGCGTtaacagcagcagcagcagcagcagcagtggtggtgtgtTGGCCAGTCGGCGGCACGCCAACGACAGCATCACGGCTAGCATCCCGTACGACCCGTCCCGCTTCCCTCTGCCGTCCCAGCCGCCGAATCTGGCGGCCcctgccacggcagccgtagcagcggcagcccccAGGACCGCGTCCGAGCACGCGTCTGATGGCCCGCGGATAAGCACGAGCCAGCCTAGCTGCGCCACTCCGccagacgcgcagcagcagcagggcccGCAGGCAGCGGGTGCCatgggcagcgccgcgctcgcacCGGCACGCCCGCCAATCAAGCTGATCGACACTCGCTACGCCTTTCTTGCTCTCTCCTTCATGATGCGCATGCTGTGCAAGCTGCACAAGGGCGAGCCGATCCCGTCGAGCGACTTCCACTCGCACTGCATACCGCCGATGACGGTGATCATGTACGTGCAGCGGCTGGTGCGGTActgcgcgtgcagcggcgaggcgctCCTCTGCTCCTTCTTACTGCTGCTGAAGTACGTCTTTCACAGCGGGCACCCTGTTACCATCTATAACGCACACCGGCTACTCATCACCAGCATCGTGCTCGGCATCAAGCTGCGCGACGACGTGTACTACAGCAACGTCTATTACGGCCGCATCGGCGGCATCAGCGGACGCGAAATGAATAAGCTAGAGCTGCTTTTCCTCGAGAAGCTGGAGTGGGAGACGCAGGTGCATGTGGACGAGtacgtggcgctgctcgatCTGCTCGCGGAGCTCGGCATTGACGCGGAGCCGACCAACGCGCAGCTCGAAGCCtttgcggcggcgcacccgGACGAAGCCGCCGCGTACGTgtcggacgaggaggatAGCGAAATCGCCGAGGCAAGCgcgaagctgcagcagcagggcgcCGACTCAGCCGCCGGCTCCTCCATGAAGGACGCTGCCGCAAGTCCCACCCCCCTGCccgcggcggagcagcagcgcctgaaGGGGCTCCGTGGCGCCTATCGGTTGCATCAGTGGCACACGCTCGTGGTGCCGTGGCTGGCGCGCCTGGAGCGCTGCGTGTTTgccaaggcggaggcgaatgccgccgccgccgccgccgcccggaAGGAGGAAGGTCTGCGCTGGCAGCAGTACCACCGCGAGGATGAGAAggccgcagcgctgcggcatcAACGGCAGTCCTCTGCAAGTACGTGGCTATCACCCTTGTCCGTGCAGAAGCGTGCAACGAGCAgtgccaccactgccgcggccgctgctgccactgcgggGGCTGCCTGGGCCTCCGAGCCCCCGTACCAGGCCTCTTGGCCCcaccgcgacagcagcaatGTGCCGCACCGTAGCTCGAGCGGCGCGATGGTgatgggcggtggcggcacccATGCCACTGCCactagcagcagcggcgggaacAGCGGCTTCGACAATGTGCGCTGCAACAACTTTGTGAACTTCGCGAGCAACGTTAACGGGGGCTACTTTGGcaccctctccgcctccgcgtctgcctcagcggcggcagcagcggcgcccacGGCGGTGAACCAAGGCAACCGTCCCGCCAGCTCTGGCCAAAGCAAgagccacagcggcagcgcgacaTTCGACAGGTCTgcatcgccgtcctcgtcgggTCAGTGCCTGAGTCAGCAGAAGCCTCTCGTCTCTATCCTCGTGCCGTCCGCATACTACCACCAGGGCACCGACGTCGCTCGCACGTCGATACAAGTGCGGCACCACACCgcagcctccgcctccgaTCACTTCGATATCACGAACCGCGTAGCAGCgcccgtggcggcggtgtcgaccTTGGCGGATGCTGGTGCGGAGCTCCACCAGCACACTGCATCgacacagcaacagcaactgCCGTCTGTGGCTGGCACGACCGCGCAGCTcacgtcaccgtcgtcgtccaccaccacccacggAAGCGGCATCAACGTCAACGCCCAGCCGTACTACTATGTTAGCAGCCGGATGCgcaaacagcagcagcaagcggcagcagtgtcGCCGGCCTCGGTCGACCCATCGGCTACCCGCCCGGGTAGCGACTTGTCAGTCGCTGGTACGACGTCGACGATGACGCAAGCAACCGCGGTAGGCACTGATGACGCTGTGGCGGCCGCGCAGCGTGCGCCGTTGTCTACCCTCGAaggcgacagcggtgcacgCTCACCAGGCTCGTCGTTCACGAGCCCGGCGTGCGTCAACTCGCTGGCGCGCTTCAGCACGTGCGCAAAGACGTCGACGGACAATGTGGCAGGTCATCCGTTCCAGCcgagcggctgccgcagtggCATCGAGACTGTCGTGTCGGCGATGAAGATGTCCGGCATTtacggcggcagcggcggcggcatcagcACCAACAGTGCGAGCGGCAGTAGCGCGTATCCCCACACCTTTCCAACGCGGCCCATTGCCAGGTCAGGTGCggacggcggcagtggcggcgagCAGGCGACTTCGGCGCACGTGCCACGGCGGTCTCCGCACGCGGATCACcaggcgccggtgcaccgCCGCTCCACCTTCGCGTCGCAGCACTCACTCGGCAAGAAGCGCTCAAAGCCTGACAGCTACAAGGACTACTAA